A genomic segment from Anabas testudineus chromosome 6, fAnaTes1.2, whole genome shotgun sequence encodes:
- the LOC113165423 gene encoding pollen-specific leucine-rich repeat extensin-like protein 1 gives MVAGFQLASIWLVCLSVLDLATTFPRARRSVRTEAWQDVGESQHMYGPGNRRPLQYIRKLRQSHGELQSKDQDDADNWQSPQGSSSHEQPQYQHSVSYQAWPQSAGGPQWPEEISPPQPQPPPRPRGFTFGLNLPFGNAQGQREEHSSTTEHSHPHSGGNVELDFSSEVPKPSSIQIHGGKHPHTDSKPGFHLSLTLPIPTPKPSSSDDSSGPEADDENGQQEAEEQIPEPVDTQPTDSDVVSSEQPNKPSFPTEHDILPESGLTHPAPLLPMSYYQQPDTVLSGYYTAHMRPTLYDYWRPQSGPDHVHVSLFPSKYESYPGFGHIQPSNYYGEPQTWHPQFRPTYGDLRIVDPAPFQSPVHPPPSTGFQSPFERHGHNVFSTANYAMGNVVQMQQRDPPPSYPFRHSIGRSGSVVFPRPPFHTERQRVARPVVYSKLLIDA, from the exons ATGGTTGCTGGGTTTCAACTTGCAAG TATATGGCTAGTGTGCTTGAGTGTGCTGGACCTCGCTACAACGTTTCCAAGAG CCAGAAGATCTGTGCGTACTGAAGCATGGCAGGATGTAGGAGAGAGCCAACACATGTATGGTCCTGGGAATCGCCGCCCGCTGCAGTACATTCGGAAACTGAGGCAGTCCCACGGAGAGCTGCAGTCTAAAGATCAGGATGATGCTGACAATTGGCAAAGCCCTCAGGGAAGTAGTAGCCATGAACAGCCACAATACCAACATAGTGTGTCTTATCAAGCTTGGCCACAGTCTGCTGGTGGCCCCCAATGGCCAGAGGAAATTAGCCCTCCCCAGCCGCAACCACCACCCAGGCCCAGGGGCTTTACCTTCGGATTGAATCTTCCTTTTGGCAACGCTCAGGGCCAGAGGGAAGAACATAGTTCAACCACTGaacactcacacccacacagtgGTGGTAATGTTGAATTGGATTTCAGTTCAGAGGTACCTAAGCCAAGCAGCATCCAGATCCACGGTGGAAAACATCCCCATACAGATTCCAAGCCAGGCTTTCACTTAAGCTTAACTCTTCCTATTCCAACTCCAAAGCCGTCCAGCAGTGATGACTCTTCTGGACCAGAGGCGGATGATGAAAATGGACAGCAAGAGGCAGAAGAGCAGATTCCTGAGCCAGTTGACACCCAGCCTACTGACAGTGACGTGGTTTCATCTGAGCAACCTAACAAGCCTTCATTCCCCACTGAACATGACATATTGCCAGAGTCGGGTCTAACGCATCCAGCTCCACTCCTGCCAATGTCATACTATCAACAACCTGACACTGTTCTCAGTGGATACTACACTGCTCACATGCGTCCTACACTTTATGACTACTGGAGACCTCAAAGCGGACCAGATCATGTCCATGTTTCTTTGTTCCCATCAAAATATGAAAGTTACCCCGGTTTTGGACACATCCAACCGAGCAACTACTATGGTGAACCTCAAACCTGGCATCCACAGTTCAGACCAACGTATGGTGACTTGCGAATTGTAGATCCCGCACCCTTTCAGAGTCCAGTACACCCTCCACCTTCCACTGGTTTTCAGTCGCCATTTGAACGTCATGGCCATAATGTTTTCTCCACTGCTAATTATGCAATGGGCAATGTGGTGCAGATGCAGCAAAGGGATCCCCCTCCCTCTTATCCATTTCGGCACAGCATAGGTCGGAGTGGAAGCGTTGTCTTTCCCAGGCCTCCCTTTCACACTGAAAGACAACGAGTGGCTAGACCAGTCGTTTACTCAAAGCTTCTTATTGATGCATGA